One genomic segment of Amycolatopsis granulosa includes these proteins:
- a CDS encoding transposase, with amino-acid sequence MDRTTRNPDPSRLITRSAARGGWTTKIHRVVDGSGRGLVTLLTPGQAGDSLIFEPLMAHLRVPRRGGGRARTRPDRLRADKAYSSRAIRSHLRRRKIRAVIPEPSDQARHRTRRGARGGRPPAFDTHDYRGHNAIKRSSTRSNNGEESPPATTNSPPSTAPPYSSTTSSPGPQHCQTRPRWGANLVVRGRRRVLLTGAVVEGMKVALVDGGGGPVLAVLTGHDELLVCWNGIGWSSPGRGGGPPMRIRWFGLDDYGRFVTASMSSDCPKIHCRCGRARCVRVANGSRA; translated from the coding sequence CTGGATCGAACTACACGAAACCCGGATCCGAGCCGCCTGATCACGCGATCGGCCGCTCGCGGCGGCTGGACTACCAAGATCCACCGTGTGGTCGACGGGAGCGGACGCGGTCTGGTCACGCTGCTGACACCGGGCCAGGCCGGGGACTCGCTGATCTTCGAGCCGCTGATGGCCCACCTGCGGGTGCCTCGTCGAGGCGGCGGGCGAGCCCGGACCCGCCCTGACCGGCTGCGCGCCGATAAGGCGTACTCCTCCCGCGCCATCCGCTCCCACCTGCGCAGGCGGAAGATCCGGGCGGTCATCCCCGAACCGTCCGACCAAGCCCGACACCGCACACGCCGCGGGGCCCGCGGCGGACGACCACCCGCCTTCGACACCCACGACTACCGTGGCCACAACGCCATCAAACGCAGCTCAACCAGATCAAACAATGGCGAGGAATCGCCACCCGCTACGACGAACTCGCCACCCTCCACCGCGCCGCCATACTCATCCACGACGTCATCACCTGGACCACAACATTGTCAGACGCGCCCTAGGTGGGGCGCGAACCTTGTCGTCCGTGGTCGTCGCCGTGTTCTGTTGACCGGGGCCGTCGTCGAGGGCATGAAGGTGGCGCTCGTCGATGGCGGGGGCGGTCCGGTTCTTGCGGTTCTTACGGGACATGACGAACTCCTGGTGTGCTGGAATGGAATTGGGTGGTCATCCCCCGGCCGGGGCGGTGGCCCGCCGATGCGCATCCGGTGGTTCGGGCTAGACGACTATGGACGCTTCGTCACCGCCTCCATGTCAAGCGATTGTCCAAAAATCCACTGTCGGTGCGGGCGAGCTCGGTGTGTTCGCGTAGCGAATGGGTCTCGTGCTTGA